From the genome of Podarcis muralis chromosome 3, rPodMur119.hap1.1, whole genome shotgun sequence:
AGATGGAGTGGGGTGAGTAACATGTAGTTTGTCCCTCCCTGTGATCAACTATTGAATAAAAGGGCCATCCCACCAACATTATTTTCACTGAACCGTACCATTAGTATGAAGCCCAAAGATTCTCTTGGTTTCAGTTTTGTTTGAATTGTATAAAGTGTCAAATATTACTGGAATCCTTAAGTAGACAAGCAAGAATTTCAGAAATTTATTGCAAAGTTTTACTGCTGCCAATTTACAGAGCAAGAGTTTGCCAATTTGATGATATACAGGTAAAAAACAAACTAGCACTTGGCTTTCCTTCCATGTCAGCATTGCTCATTTCAGAGATGATAGTCTGAAGACAGTTCTTCATACAAACTCCAACAAGAGAGTGACATTTCTATGCTTTTTCATACTGACGAACAGCAACAATATCACCAAAGGTGAGGGTCTGCAAATTCAAGGAGAGATTGGGTTATTAGGACCAGTATGTGCCATTTGGACATAACACAAACAAGACATTGTTGCAAAAATTAGctggcttgcaggcttcccacaggcaactggttggccactgtgagagcaggatagtGCACTAGATGGGCCAGCCTGATCCAGCCAACTCTTACGTTCAAAAATTGTGCAaacagggaaggaggaggggccTCCTGCGTAGTATATTACCTTATCAATATACTGCATTATGATTTATTTCATCAGTATATTGCACAATGTGGTTCGAGTCAAGAACCATTTTACCAAGGGCAAAGATACTCACATTAGAATGTACCACTGCAGGTTTTGAAAACCATTAGGGTTTGAAAGAAGATATGGAACAAAATGCAATTTCAAGGGAAACCAAGGAATGAAGAGTAATAGAAGAGAAAACCTCTTTACAGACCTTTCAATGATATGTTGAGAATTCTCATTAGATGTCTGAAGAAGAAAGTAATGGATTTTCTGCCAATATGTGACGGCAGGAAGAGGAATTGTTAGAACATTCCCAACTAACTTCCAgctgaggttgcaatcctaatcTTACTCAGCTAGGCGTAAACCCCAGTGCATTAAGTAGGATTTACTGCAcaagcctaaccatgtctactcagaagtaagatggCTACACCttgacttttttaaaatgttcattatCAGTTTAGTTTATTATTAACATTGGAACTGCAGATGTTACTTATGCTAAACATGTTCTTTATAAGTGgtcagaagagggggggggggaattatcagAAAGTCTGAGACATAATACCTCATAGTGTTATCAGCATGAGCATATATAGCCTCAATAAACCTTTATTTACTTACCATGACCATTTTAccatctttgatttctctaaCGAAGTTTGTCTCTTTGCCATCCCATTTCTGTACATGAACTAACTTATCACCATCCATGGTCACCACTGACTGTGGGTATAAAGAACACACACCAGATGTTTCATTTAGAATAGGGCAAGTGTCATTAAGTTTATCCAAATAATTCTGAGcccatccagccacagctaaGGACTTTCAAAATCTCTTTATTATCAATGGAAAAATTAATCATATGTTTAAATCTCTGAATTATTAGTCTGAAGCATTTATTTCAAATCAATGAACTTGGTAACAATACAGTTAAAAACAGCTCGGTAATAAAATGCAtactatatataaaaaataatttgaTTCTTATATGCGTAGTTGGTTCAAATAAAGCTGTACCAGAATTCATATTTGACCAGGTGTAGGGACCATTCACACATTTCAGTGAATTGTAATAGATGTAATCCAACCAAGTCATACTCAGTGTAggctcactgaaatcagtggacttacATTTCAGtttcttgatttcagtgggtcttctctgggtGTGATTAACATCATCCAGTAAATGGATTCAATGTTTAGTTGAAATCCTTcactctaaaagtcagattgctAAATACTAACGTGGAGTTTGATCTCAAGTCAAGAACACAGGTTCTGATCAGAACAGAAGCATTTCTGGAACAGAACAAGGACCCATTATAATCCAGCAGATTCTGGACCATTTGAGACATAGTCATGGGGTGATGCATAATGGAGTCATGAATGTTCTTCAGATACACTATGCCTACCTTGCATGCCCAGAGGTCTCTGCTAAGGGGGTGATGCCACTCCCAGAGGCCTTGGAAAAGATGAAAGGCAAGTATATGATCCCTATACTGAATGCATTTATTTAGAACCAGATCTCATTGGTTTGAACATATCTTCCAAATAGGTGTGCTTTGTGTCATAACTTAGGTGGCCCAAAAATTTAATAAAACCCTATAACCTCATTGTTTCAATGTGCTGAATAAGTTCAAATAAATCATTCTTTATTTcatgccagtgctatttttcttggaaaagaggtgccagaactcaccaagaacgccttccttgttctcttactTACTTAGTGCTCCCATCAGTAACAGACAAAAAATATCTGTATTCTTTTACTTCCTGTCAATTCTGAAagattagcttttttaaaaaaaagtctctgTGGCAGCTCAAGCTGTTTCTTACTTACTTTGCAGTTCCTGTCATCTGCGGTAGTTTCATCAAATTCTTCTCCCAGGTTGAAGCTGATTTCTGTGTTCTTGAAGGTACTCTGGGTTTTGATCACCACCTTGCCTCCTTCCTGGCAGATGATCACAGTTGGTTTGGTCACATTCCCAACTTGGCGAGTAGCAAAGCCAACTCCTaaggtttttaaaagaatttaaaatgaaaataatgaaactgGGTTATTTTATATATTGGATTCTGAAGTTTAAAGTGGAGGAGGTCTTGCCGCCCTATTCAAAAAATCGTGTTTCCCCTAGAAACAAAGAAATTTTACAATCATCTAGTCCGGTTCCCTGCTCAATGTAGAATCAGTGCAGAATGCAACTACAGCACTCATGGCATCCAGCCATCTAGCCTTGGCTTAGATCCATCCCAGTGAAGTACTTAGATCTCCTTCtgcttatttattgtatttacatCTCACCATTCCATTGGTCTGTTCAAGACTGCTCACAAAATCAGAATTGTGCAAGAGATTACACCGAATCAAGATAAAGTGATTGTAATAAAGATGTGAATGTTAAGTCTGCAATCCTAGTGCAGTTACATGGGACTTCCATGAGAGTCAACCTGCAAAGGAGAAGATCGCatgaattttatttttctgttcagTCATCTACTTTGCAACTCATTGCATAGTTGTCTATGCATATGGAGATTCCCCCCTCTTCCAATACTTGCTTGAGCTAGCTCACTGAAAAGCAATAATGAGGATATAGAATCATCAGTGATGCAATTCATTACCTTGTCTactgactgctgcattttgctCACACAGATGACATTTTTGCTCTAATCAGCACCAGGTTTATATTTGCCTTTGCTACTGCAACAGATGTCATTTATTTTCCACAAAAAATAAAGCGACATAAAGCATGGGCCGTCCATTACAGAGCTGAGCCAGTGCACCCTCAGCTGCTTTTTAATTCACACACAAAACAGTTCCCACAACAGCTATACTGAAAGAGAATTTTGTTTCCAATTCTATTATGCTCAAATATTTACTGCGATGAGTATTTTAGTCCATTAATTTCCAATGGAACTTTTTAATATGTGTGCTTGAATATCATATTGTTAGGCTAAGATTCCTGAAAATATGTACTTGGGAGTAACATTCATTCAAATGATGCTAGCAATATCTATGTACATTTACACCCCAATCCTAACTATATTTTCTTTGAAGCAAATCCACTTGACTTAATAAATATAAGTGCACTTCCAACCATACATGATTAGAATCTCAGCCTTAGTTCATTCAGACTTACTTCTTCACAAGCATATTTAGACTTGCAAACAGCATTTACCGGTACTTAAATTCAAGCATTTGTGGATTAGTTCATACCGGTCTAAATTACAGAACATAGTTCATCTTCCCTGTGGCAATGCAtgcttatttaaaatattaaaatcattTTTCGGTCAGTATCACAAGACTTACATTGCTGTAATGGGTTAGCACGCTGCAAAATCCCAAACTCTATAACTGTGCTAAAGAAGAAACAGTCACAAACCGCATGAGTAGATTACCTAGGATGACCTGGCTTAAGCAGTTACTTCTACATACCCAGTGCCTTCATGTACTCATCAAAGttctggctgtcaatcagctTCCAGGTAGCACAGAATGCCTCGACCATTTTAGCTGTTGAATGAGAGGGATAGACAACTGCTGGTGCGAGAGCAGGTGTTACTATTCCTGTGTTAGAATCTTGCACCTTCACTCCAGCTCAGCCCCTTCTTTACTGAGAGAAGAGGCATGCAAACTCGAAAATAACTTAAATTGGAGGCTCCACCCAGGCCTCCTCATTGCTCCTTTGAGGcagagtaaaggggggggggaggaaggtttCCA
Proteins encoded in this window:
- the FABP7 gene encoding fatty acid-binding protein, brain, which codes for MVEAFCATWKLIDSQNFDEYMKALGVGFATRQVGNVTKPTVIICQEGGKVVIKTQSTFKNTEISFNLGEEFDETTADDRNCKSVVTMDGDKLVHVQKWDGKETNFVREIKDGKMVMTLTFGDIVAVRQYEKA